In Cryptosporangium minutisporangium, one DNA window encodes the following:
- a CDS encoding UDP-glucose dehydrogenase family protein, whose translation MPQEEARVSESIPQRPRLTVLGTGYLGATHAVSMAELGYEVLGIDVDESKITKLADGQVPFHEPGLDEMLRRNLATGRLRFTTSYAEAADFGDVHFVCVGTPQKAGSLAADMRYVESAVVSLAPHLTRKALIVGKSTVPVGTAEWVEELVAQHAPAGIGVEVAWNPEFLREGFAVEDTLRPDRLVFGVKSDWAREMLENTYKGVYELGVAEDREVPTVVTDFPTAELVKVAANSYLATKISFINAMAEVSEVAGADVTQLARAIGYDVRIGNKFLRAGVGFGGGCLPKDIRAFQARAEELGVGHALRFLSEVDQINTRRREKAVELTAELVGELAGARIGVLGATFKPNSDDVRDSPAVAVTKLLAEAGAQVTVYDPQGIDNARRALPTVAYATSSVDAIRDADAVVVLTEWEEFRHADPVALGKVVTHRRVVDGRNCLDPAEWRAAGWEYRGMGRA comes from the coding sequence TTGCCACAGGAGGAAGCACGCGTGTCGGAATCAATCCCCCAACGACCTCGCCTGACAGTGCTCGGCACGGGCTATCTCGGGGCCACCCATGCCGTGTCCATGGCCGAACTCGGCTACGAAGTGCTCGGCATCGACGTGGATGAGTCCAAGATCACCAAGCTCGCCGACGGCCAGGTGCCGTTCCACGAGCCCGGTCTGGACGAGATGCTGCGTCGCAACCTCGCCACCGGTCGTTTGCGGTTCACGACCTCTTACGCCGAAGCTGCCGATTTCGGCGATGTGCACTTCGTGTGCGTCGGCACGCCGCAGAAGGCCGGCAGCCTCGCCGCCGACATGCGGTACGTCGAGTCCGCGGTCGTGTCGCTCGCGCCACACCTGACGCGGAAGGCGCTGATCGTCGGTAAGTCCACGGTGCCGGTGGGCACTGCGGAGTGGGTGGAAGAGCTCGTCGCGCAGCACGCACCCGCGGGCATCGGCGTCGAGGTGGCCTGGAACCCGGAGTTCCTCCGCGAAGGCTTCGCCGTCGAGGACACGCTGCGGCCCGACCGGCTCGTGTTCGGCGTCAAGAGCGACTGGGCCCGCGAGATGCTCGAGAACACCTACAAGGGCGTTTACGAGCTCGGCGTGGCCGAGGACCGTGAGGTGCCCACCGTCGTCACCGACTTCCCCACCGCTGAGCTGGTCAAGGTCGCGGCGAACTCGTACCTCGCGACGAAGATCTCGTTCATCAACGCGATGGCCGAGGTCTCGGAGGTCGCCGGCGCGGACGTCACGCAGCTGGCGCGCGCGATCGGGTACGACGTCCGAATCGGCAACAAGTTCCTCCGGGCCGGCGTCGGCTTCGGTGGCGGCTGCCTGCCGAAGGACATCCGGGCCTTCCAGGCTCGCGCCGAGGAGCTCGGCGTCGGACACGCGCTGCGGTTCCTGTCCGAGGTCGACCAGATCAACACCCGCCGCCGGGAGAAGGCTGTCGAGTTGACCGCCGAACTCGTCGGCGAGCTCGCCGGTGCACGTATCGGTGTGCTGGGCGCCACGTTCAAGCCCAATTCGGACGACGTGCGCGACTCGCCGGCGGTGGCGGTCACGAAGCTGCTGGCCGAAGCGGGTGCGCAGGTCACCGTGTACGACCCGCAGGGCATCGACAACGCCAGGCGCGCACTGCCGACTGTCGCGTACGCCACGTCGTCGGTGGACGCGATCCGGGACGCCGACGCCGTGGTCGTGCTGACCGAGTGGGAAGAGTTCCGCCACGCCGACCCGGTGGCGCTGGGCAAGGTCGTCACCCACCGGCGGGTCGTGGACGGACGGAACTGCCTCGACCCGGCCGAGTGGCGCGCCGCCGGCTGGGAGTACCGCGGAATGGGCCGCGCCTGA
- a CDS encoding CHAT domain-containing protein, which translates to MLPLSVDDLAVVLRALEDPDPLVRDAAAAVLRQVPVGPDVIRAAAGYGLTLFPPDDAPRAAPAAQATPELVARAEQLRRQLLDHPPRAWPWIVRSFVEHGPADSQLGSGSELRREGPPDAAAIAGRAVATVGAPTQILALIAAALVSPDAWQLLAKAASTLTGVPPDPAPTGDDRDEPYEALTRLFVLVETLRPPFLRGSPPGPMFRPPPSAPPSYEPQPLPGYFPSPSAPPDAPQMAPPRRSWWQRWRERSRAPTPHPREKPDRVSGTGLEPVVQRSVCARLDAPDAVAPGVEFAVLVGLGASPQAGVVSAGFEVPAGPFTLGVQVLAEGFRVLGEGLSRLLPVTDADPYPVALVRLVAEEDLRLRDDRALQAVYSLDGQIIGVASRTVHVVRPASAASAPAPANPAPAGPPLAGPAAAGPPPPLAPPSPSAPAVPSSPAAAEVALVSGLASGVDWVLPSDPKTQPDLEVIVAPGNDTAGHRLVWYLRSPHSSVPLPSEPIRVLTGGTNAEWARGMMRGVEDRRDAADRAQYLRGIGYEIRQAMPEAFWVALRAIADLRAPQPPTVLLASWEPFVPWELAIVDDPWDAEYPDVLGAQTVLGRWTYQEQHRTPAPPAALDLDRMAVITGRYERAPRLPEAEAEAKHLAAWYGAQQIPAQIDPVLAVLAGRPSAHVVHVALHGQLDVTGSRDGLLMLDGSWLSPRSVRGVGQSPIRLAFLNACQVGQGQQALGEPTGMAAALIGIGAGAVVAPLWKVDDGVARTVAEQFYPAVWAGQSPAAFLRRIRGTLPGTETVSAYVYFGHPRLLVWWRGRDRGA; encoded by the coding sequence ATGCTGCCGCTGTCGGTCGACGACCTCGCCGTCGTGCTGCGCGCCCTCGAGGACCCCGACCCGTTGGTTCGCGATGCCGCGGCCGCGGTGCTCCGGCAGGTCCCGGTCGGTCCCGACGTCATCCGGGCCGCCGCCGGCTACGGGTTAACGCTGTTCCCGCCGGACGACGCTCCGCGCGCCGCCCCCGCGGCTCAGGCGACACCCGAGCTGGTTGCGAGGGCTGAGCAGTTGCGGCGGCAGCTTCTGGACCACCCGCCGCGGGCGTGGCCGTGGATCGTGCGGTCGTTCGTGGAGCACGGGCCGGCGGATTCTCAGCTCGGGTCCGGGTCGGAACTGCGGCGCGAAGGACCGCCGGACGCTGCGGCGATCGCAGGGCGGGCGGTTGCGACGGTGGGCGCCCCCACGCAGATTCTCGCGCTGATCGCGGCGGCGCTGGTGTCACCGGACGCCTGGCAGCTGCTGGCGAAGGCGGCGTCGACGTTGACCGGCGTCCCGCCGGACCCGGCCCCGACCGGCGACGATCGGGACGAGCCGTACGAGGCGCTGACGCGGCTGTTCGTGCTCGTCGAGACGCTGCGGCCGCCGTTCCTGCGGGGAAGCCCGCCCGGCCCGATGTTCCGGCCGCCGCCGTCCGCGCCTCCGTCGTACGAGCCCCAGCCACTGCCGGGATACTTTCCTTCTCCGTCGGCACCGCCGGACGCGCCGCAGATGGCCCCGCCACGGCGTAGCTGGTGGCAGCGGTGGCGCGAGCGCAGTCGGGCGCCCACGCCGCACCCGAGGGAGAAACCGGACCGGGTCTCCGGAACTGGTCTGGAGCCGGTCGTACAGCGGAGTGTTTGTGCGCGGCTGGACGCGCCGGACGCCGTGGCGCCGGGCGTCGAATTTGCGGTGCTGGTCGGGCTCGGCGCGTCGCCGCAGGCCGGCGTGGTCTCGGCCGGGTTCGAGGTGCCGGCCGGGCCGTTCACGCTCGGCGTCCAGGTGCTCGCGGAAGGATTCCGCGTCCTGGGCGAGGGCCTGTCGAGGCTGCTGCCGGTCACCGACGCGGACCCCTACCCAGTCGCGCTTGTCCGGCTGGTGGCCGAGGAGGACCTCCGTCTCCGCGACGACCGGGCGCTCCAGGCCGTCTACTCGCTCGACGGGCAGATCATCGGGGTCGCGTCCCGGACGGTCCACGTGGTGCGGCCGGCCTCGGCTGCCTCTGCGCCGGCCCCGGCCAACCCGGCCCCGGCTGGCCCGCCTCTGGCTGGTCCGGCCGCGGCCGGGCCGCCCCCTCCGCTCGCTCCGCCGAGTCCGTCGGCTCCGGCCGTACCGTCTTCTCCGGCCGCGGCCGAAGTGGCGTTGGTCAGCGGGCTCGCGTCGGGCGTCGACTGGGTGCTGCCGAGTGACCCGAAGACCCAGCCGGACCTCGAGGTGATCGTCGCGCCCGGCAACGACACGGCCGGGCACCGTCTGGTGTGGTACCTCCGCTCACCGCACTCGAGCGTCCCGCTGCCCTCGGAGCCGATCCGAGTACTGACCGGTGGCACCAACGCCGAGTGGGCGCGCGGCATGATGCGCGGCGTCGAGGACCGGCGGGACGCCGCCGACCGCGCCCAGTACCTGCGGGGCATCGGCTACGAGATCCGGCAGGCGATGCCGGAAGCGTTCTGGGTCGCGCTGCGGGCGATCGCCGATCTCCGCGCGCCGCAGCCACCGACCGTCCTGCTGGCGAGCTGGGAACCGTTCGTCCCCTGGGAACTGGCGATCGTCGACGATCCCTGGGACGCCGAGTACCCGGACGTGCTCGGCGCACAGACCGTCCTCGGCCGCTGGACTTACCAGGAGCAGCATCGAACGCCGGCCCCGCCCGCCGCGCTCGACCTGGACCGGATGGCGGTGATCACCGGTCGCTACGAGCGCGCGCCCCGCCTGCCGGAGGCGGAAGCCGAGGCCAAGCACCTCGCCGCTTGGTACGGCGCGCAGCAGATCCCGGCGCAGATCGATCCGGTGCTGGCCGTCCTCGCGGGTCGGCCGTCCGCCCACGTCGTCCACGTCGCTCTGCACGGGCAGCTCGACGTCACCGGAAGCCGGGACGGATTGCTGATGCTCGACGGGTCGTGGTTGAGCCCACGATCGGTACGCGGGGTCGGCCAGAGCCCGATCCGGCTGGCGTTTCTGAACGCCTGCCAGGTCGGGCAGGGACAGCAGGCGCTCGGCGAGCCGACCGGGATGGCGGCGGCCCTGATCGGCATCGGCGCCGGGGCGGTCGTCGCACCACTCTGGAAGGTCGACGACGGCGTGGCCCGGACCGTGGCCGAGCAGTTCTATCCGGCCGTCTGGGCGGGCCAGTCCCCAGCGGCGTTCCTGCGGCGGATCCGGGGAACGTTGCCGGGGACCGAGACGGTATCGGCCTACGTCTATTTTGGTCACCCAAGGCTCCTGGTGTGGTGGAGGGGGAGGGACCGCGGTGCCTGA
- a CDS encoding DUF7379 domain-containing protein: MPELERDNEVELAYGVRLRSSGVSATVGDVRQAPTATRPVRGVVADELLGDSGDAVARLLPVVEAAGMRTVLAVPLDDVQVPPTPFGGVRALTGEENYVELSVPGPDPDEGQVVLEVDEVGLVRWHIDVEAAATAVAIADNGTALAARGVAPVRAGIEQTFRIPIVQLDQGGVGGQQRGFLGFGVRKVLHLIRFPIEAAAAAVGKAVVGWWEDRRRPHALSLVTPESLGDVPPPDGVSAARLAELADKPFLVLVHGTFSTIRSGFAGLNRSGGGQPDLAELVARYEGRVLGFDHQTLHVDPTTNADWFLRRLPTDRPVTLDLLTHSRGGLVGRRIADPALAAAAGVPTPDVRRLIHVGTPNGGTVLASPKRWTTLIDVFTNLFSMLPEEVATPTAEAVIELVKQVATGVFNGLAGLTAMDPGNPAVTAANAQVFGGGASGAAGAVRAITSDFTPAAEDLRLRALNAIVDPFFGTGNDLVVPTQGVFEAGDYRVTDPFVVQSPSAVVHTAFFSDVRVRAKLGEWLPGAV; the protein is encoded by the coding sequence GTGCCTGAGCTCGAGCGCGACAACGAGGTGGAGTTGGCCTACGGCGTGCGGCTGCGTTCGTCCGGAGTGAGCGCGACCGTCGGGGACGTGCGCCAGGCTCCGACCGCAACCCGTCCGGTGCGCGGTGTGGTGGCCGACGAGTTACTCGGGGACAGTGGCGACGCAGTTGCGCGGCTCCTTCCGGTGGTGGAGGCCGCCGGAATGCGAACCGTGCTCGCGGTGCCGCTCGACGACGTCCAGGTGCCACCGACGCCCTTCGGGGGCGTTCGTGCGCTGACCGGCGAGGAGAATTACGTCGAGTTGTCCGTGCCCGGCCCCGACCCCGACGAGGGCCAGGTCGTGCTGGAGGTCGACGAGGTCGGTCTGGTCCGCTGGCACATCGACGTGGAGGCAGCGGCCACCGCGGTCGCGATCGCCGACAACGGGACCGCCCTGGCCGCCCGGGGGGTGGCTCCGGTCCGCGCCGGAATCGAGCAGACGTTCCGCATCCCGATCGTGCAACTCGACCAGGGCGGCGTCGGCGGCCAGCAGCGGGGCTTCCTCGGCTTCGGCGTCCGCAAGGTGCTGCACCTGATCCGCTTCCCGATTGAGGCCGCGGCTGCGGCGGTCGGCAAAGCGGTCGTCGGATGGTGGGAGGACCGGCGGCGGCCGCATGCGCTCAGCCTGGTGACGCCGGAGTCGCTCGGCGACGTCCCGCCGCCGGACGGCGTCTCTGCCGCACGTCTCGCGGAGCTGGCGGACAAGCCGTTCCTGGTCCTGGTCCACGGCACGTTCAGCACGATCCGCAGTGGATTCGCCGGGCTCAACCGCAGCGGCGGCGGGCAACCCGACCTGGCGGAACTCGTCGCACGGTACGAGGGTCGCGTGCTCGGCTTCGATCACCAGACCCTGCACGTCGATCCGACGACGAACGCCGACTGGTTCCTGCGGCGGTTACCGACCGATCGTCCGGTCACTCTCGACCTGCTGACGCACTCCCGGGGCGGCCTGGTCGGACGCCGGATCGCCGACCCGGCCCTCGCCGCGGCCGCTGGTGTTCCGACGCCGGACGTCCGCCGCTTGATCCACGTCGGGACGCCGAACGGCGGGACCGTACTCGCCTCGCCGAAGCGCTGGACGACGCTGATCGACGTCTTCACGAACCTGTTCTCGATGCTGCCCGAGGAGGTGGCGACGCCGACCGCCGAGGCCGTCATCGAGCTGGTGAAGCAGGTGGCGACCGGTGTGTTCAACGGACTGGCCGGCCTGACCGCGATGGATCCGGGGAACCCGGCGGTGACGGCGGCGAACGCCCAAGTGTTCGGGGGTGGCGCCAGCGGCGCGGCCGGCGCGGTGCGGGCGATCACGTCGGACTTCACCCCGGCTGCCGAGGATCTCCGGCTGCGGGCGTTGAACGCGATCGTGGACCCGTTCTTCGGTACCGGCAACGACCTCGTGGTGCCGACCCAGGGGGTGTTCGAGGCCGGGGACTACCGGGTCACCGACCCGTTCGTGGTCCAGTCGCCGAGCGCGGTCGTCCACACCGCGTTCTTCTCCGACGTCCGGGTGCGCGCGAAGCTCGGCGAATGGCTCCCCGGCGCGGTCTGA
- a CDS encoding DUF1028 domain-containing protein, which produces MTFSVLGRDPVTGELGVGVASCVLAVGRAVPWAKAGVGVVVTQSQTRRGYGPHALAGLEAGVPAHEVLTTLLRRDIGASARQVAVLAADGAVAVHTGEGCLATSGDRYGDGWSVQGNLLRSPAVLDAMADAFIRSPLPLAERLLTALEAGDAAGGDLRGRQSAALLVVGGRRQAEPWDAIAVDLRVDHASDPLAQLRQLLSLQRAYEDGDSATLADVAPDSTRAVHAALDAARRGDLEGARAALAELRRKPEWEEWLRSGAVAGRFPHLTRLLD; this is translated from the coding sequence GTGACCTTCTCCGTACTAGGCCGGGATCCGGTCACCGGGGAACTGGGCGTCGGCGTCGCGTCGTGCGTGCTCGCCGTCGGCCGGGCCGTTCCCTGGGCCAAAGCCGGGGTGGGCGTCGTCGTCACCCAGTCCCAGACCCGTCGCGGCTACGGTCCGCACGCGCTGGCCGGCCTGGAGGCCGGCGTTCCCGCCCATGAGGTGCTGACGACGCTCCTGCGCCGGGACATCGGAGCCTCCGCGCGCCAGGTGGCGGTTCTGGCCGCGGACGGCGCGGTCGCGGTCCACACCGGCGAGGGTTGCCTCGCGACCAGCGGCGACCGCTACGGGGACGGGTGGAGCGTCCAGGGCAACCTGCTGCGTTCACCGGCGGTGCTGGACGCGATGGCGGACGCGTTCATCCGCAGCCCGTTGCCGCTGGCCGAGCGGTTGCTCACCGCCCTCGAAGCCGGGGACGCCGCCGGCGGCGACCTGCGCGGACGCCAGTCAGCGGCGCTGCTGGTCGTCGGTGGCCGCCGCCAGGCCGAGCCGTGGGACGCGATCGCGGTGGACTTGCGCGTCGACCACGCGTCGGACCCGCTCGCCCAGCTCCGCCAACTGCTCTCGCTGCAGCGCGCCTACGAGGACGGCGACAGCGCGACACTCGCCGACGTTGCGCCGGACAGCACCCGAGCCGTCCACGCGGCCCTCGACGCCGCCCGGCGCGGTGACCTGGAGGGTGCCCGGGCGGCGCTGGCCGAGCTCCGCCGCAAGCCCGAGTGGGAGGAGTGGCTGCGGTCGGGCGCGGTCGCCGGACGTTTTCCGCACCTCACCCGCCTGCTCGACTGA
- a CDS encoding glycosyltransferase family 2 protein gives MKLSVLMPVFNEERTVASAVKRVLDVDYPCPVELVVVDDGSRDRTAAALAGIGDSRMVLGSHPLNRGKGAAVRTAAGLATGDYVVVCDADLEYSPEDIPKLVQPVLDGDAEVVFGTRTFGSHASYSYWYVLGNRGVTTACNVLFNCYLTDLETGFKLMPTALYRELDVREPGFGMEAEIAAKLLRRGIRPYEVPISYRARGRAEGKKITWRDGVEAVWILGKIRAGGR, from the coding sequence GTGAAGCTGTCCGTCCTGATGCCGGTCTTCAACGAGGAACGCACGGTCGCGAGTGCGGTCAAGCGCGTCCTCGACGTGGACTACCCGTGCCCCGTCGAGCTCGTGGTGGTCGACGACGGCAGCCGTGATCGCACCGCCGCAGCGCTCGCCGGCATCGGCGACTCGCGGATGGTCCTCGGCTCGCACCCGCTCAACCGCGGCAAGGGCGCCGCCGTCCGCACCGCGGCCGGCCTGGCGACCGGGGACTACGTGGTGGTCTGCGACGCCGACCTGGAGTACTCGCCGGAGGACATCCCCAAGCTGGTCCAGCCGGTACTCGACGGCGACGCCGAGGTCGTATTCGGCACCCGCACGTTCGGGTCGCACGCGTCGTACTCCTACTGGTACGTGCTCGGCAACCGGGGCGTCACCACCGCGTGCAACGTGCTGTTCAACTGCTACCTGACCGACCTCGAGACCGGCTTCAAGCTGATGCCGACCGCGCTCTACCGCGAGCTCGACGTCCGGGAGCCCGGGTTCGGCATGGAGGCGGAGATCGCCGCGAAGCTGCTCCGGCGAGGTATCCGGCCGTACGAGGTCCCGATCAGCTACCGGGCCAGGGGCCGCGCCGAGGGCAAGAAGATCACCTGGCGGGACGGCGTCGAAGCGGTCTGGATCCTCGGCAAGATCCGGGCGGGCGGACGGTAG
- a CDS encoding TIGR03089 family protein, protein MVQLQESPDAALRRALGDDPGRPLITQYDDRTGERVELSVATVDNWVSKTANLLQEAGVEPGAAAAVLLPAHWQTAVILLGCWRAGVAVGYSAAVGDALHPDAEPQVVFTAADRAAEAVELGGEFGGDEVWALSLAPLAAPLREVPSGTADYAVEVRGQGDRFAPYAPVDAGGPGLLGVGSLAELTTLGAERASALGLGAGGRLLVGTGDDVQPSPLDWLVAPLVVGAGVVLLRHPDPARVDRVAESERVTARYPG, encoded by the coding sequence ATGGTGCAGCTGCAGGAATCACCGGACGCGGCGTTGCGGCGGGCGCTCGGGGACGACCCGGGCCGACCGCTGATCACGCAGTACGACGACCGCACCGGCGAGCGCGTCGAGCTCTCCGTCGCCACCGTCGACAACTGGGTGTCGAAGACCGCGAACCTGCTGCAGGAGGCCGGCGTCGAGCCGGGTGCGGCGGCCGCGGTGCTACTGCCCGCGCACTGGCAGACCGCGGTGATCCTGCTGGGCTGCTGGCGGGCCGGGGTCGCGGTCGGGTACTCCGCCGCCGTGGGCGACGCCCTTCATCCGGACGCCGAACCGCAGGTCGTTTTCACCGCGGCGGACCGGGCCGCAGAGGCCGTCGAACTGGGGGGCGAGTTCGGGGGCGACGAGGTGTGGGCGCTGTCGCTGGCCCCGCTCGCCGCGCCGCTGCGCGAGGTGCCGTCCGGAACCGCGGACTACGCGGTCGAGGTGCGGGGGCAGGGTGATCGGTTCGCGCCGTACGCGCCGGTGGACGCCGGGGGGCCGGGCCTGCTGGGCGTCGGGTCGCTCGCCGAGCTGACGACGCTCGGCGCGGAGCGGGCGTCCGCACTCGGCTTGGGGGCCGGTGGGCGGCTACTCGTGGGCACCGGGGACGACGTTCAGCCGTCGCCGCTCGACTGGCTGGTGGCGCCGCTGGTGGTGGGCGCCGGTGTCGTGCTGCTGCGGCACCCGGACCCGGCGCGCGTCGATCGCGTGGCCGAGTCCGAACGGGTGACCGCGCGCTACCCGGGCTGA
- a CDS encoding SpoIID/LytB domain-containing protein, which yields MALPATVVAAVAGGIALTPASTVVQATPAPATSTQTIPTTTDASSGAAQSAAGPDAADSVDTGSAQAGSAGSSSPAKVSVRTLALGSATNPADGASTSNSQPAGVPLAFAAAAATEGSAAPRVLRTVAAGTPFSAIGISWQRDPSLGRVSVAVRTRPSAGAPWSSWTTASNGENDDRNGTNAIPADLREGPGLIWTGEAVAAEVVVTTVAGRQPVDVKVDLINPGVAATDAAAADVSAATASASPEAVAEATQDASPEATATDGEEVASADPLAPAAVPAAAAAPNPGSYGNGVVKIYGRAAWGANAAYMKWAPKYASKVNAVVVHHTATSNNYTAAQVPAIIRSIYYYMAVTEKYGDMGYNVLIDRFGRVWEGRYGGLSRAVVAAHAGGFNSGTSGIGIIGDHTKVAVSAAAKEAVARYSAFKLGAGKVSPVGTTRLTGGPSTKFKSKVTVSLPTVYPHQSTSSTACPGKYGLAIMSWVRTRAKTLVAAYKLGSTPVNPVVTKPTAAPKPTTTTKPTTKPTTSPTAKPTTSPTATPTPAVTTATSTTNSAAVPAAGLSVYGAGFGHGRGLSQYGAKGAATQGLSATQIVNFYYPGAVVAAKGNPTIRVRLSAIDGGHFTFVPVSGTTVSGIVATAGNGTAVTLPVRTGWHVARSGSSYLIQEKVGTAWKTTHTLAAPVTFSGPATLKVNYSAAKSDCRGGTSVTFAGSLTALVADNTARYVARMPIDTYLKGVVASEMPSSWPAAALQAQTLAARSYAAAKITPSRYYDVIDTQANQCWDGALSETAATNAAITATAGKVLTVGGTVISTEFSSNSGGYTASGGKSYLPAKVDPYSLASGSSTNNWTTVVTPAQLAAIDGAAGLTKVTTVTVTKRTGVGRWGGRAETVVLAGTLSTGKAATVSVTGDAFRSKLGLRSTYLGFTK from the coding sequence GTGGCCCTCCCGGCCACGGTCGTCGCGGCGGTCGCCGGCGGCATCGCACTGACGCCAGCCAGCACCGTCGTCCAGGCCACCCCGGCCCCTGCCACCTCGACGCAGACCATTCCGACGACCACCGACGCCTCGTCCGGTGCGGCGCAGAGCGCGGCGGGCCCGGACGCCGCCGACAGCGTCGACACCGGCAGCGCCCAGGCCGGCAGCGCGGGCTCCAGCAGCCCCGCCAAGGTGTCGGTGCGCACGCTCGCGCTGGGCAGCGCCACCAACCCGGCCGACGGCGCCTCGACGAGCAACAGCCAGCCGGCCGGTGTGCCGCTGGCCTTCGCCGCTGCGGCCGCCACCGAGGGAAGCGCCGCGCCGCGCGTCCTCCGCACGGTCGCCGCGGGCACCCCGTTCTCCGCGATCGGCATCAGCTGGCAGCGTGACCCGTCGCTCGGGCGCGTCAGCGTCGCGGTGCGCACCCGGCCGTCCGCCGGTGCGCCGTGGTCGTCCTGGACGACCGCCTCCAACGGTGAGAACGACGACCGCAACGGAACCAACGCCATCCCGGCCGACCTCCGCGAGGGCCCTGGCCTGATCTGGACCGGCGAGGCCGTCGCCGCCGAGGTCGTCGTGACCACGGTCGCCGGCCGGCAGCCGGTCGACGTCAAGGTCGACCTGATCAACCCCGGTGTCGCCGCGACCGACGCGGCCGCCGCCGACGTCTCCGCCGCCACCGCGTCCGCCTCGCCCGAGGCGGTCGCCGAGGCCACCCAGGACGCCTCCCCGGAGGCCACCGCCACCGACGGCGAAGAGGTCGCCTCGGCCGATCCGCTGGCCCCCGCCGCCGTACCGGCCGCGGCCGCGGCGCCGAACCCGGGGTCGTACGGCAACGGTGTCGTGAAGATCTACGGCCGTGCCGCCTGGGGTGCGAACGCCGCGTACATGAAGTGGGCGCCGAAGTACGCGTCCAAGGTCAACGCGGTCGTCGTGCACCACACCGCGACCAGCAACAACTACACCGCGGCCCAGGTGCCGGCGATCATCCGCTCGATCTACTACTACATGGCCGTCACCGAGAAGTACGGCGACATGGGCTACAACGTGCTCATCGACCGCTTCGGCCGGGTCTGGGAGGGGCGCTACGGCGGCCTCAGCCGCGCGGTGGTCGCCGCCCACGCCGGTGGCTTCAACAGCGGGACGAGCGGCATCGGCATCATCGGCGACCACACCAAGGTCGCGGTGAGCGCGGCGGCCAAGGAGGCCGTGGCCCGCTACTCCGCGTTCAAGCTCGGCGCCGGCAAGGTCAGCCCGGTCGGCACGACCCGCCTGACCGGTGGCCCCTCGACGAAGTTCAAGTCCAAGGTCACGGTCAGCCTGCCGACGGTCTACCCGCACCAGAGCACCAGTTCGACCGCCTGCCCCGGCAAGTACGGCCTGGCGATCATGAGCTGGGTGCGCACCCGGGCCAAGACCCTGGTCGCGGCCTACAAGCTCGGCTCCACCCCGGTGAACCCGGTGGTCACGAAGCCCACCGCGGCTCCGAAGCCCACCACGACGACGAAACCGACCACCAAGCCCACCACCAGCCCGACCGCCAAGCCCACCACCAGCCCGACGGCCACGCCGACCCCCGCCGTCACCACCGCGACCTCGACCACGAACAGCGCTGCGGTTCCGGCCGCGGGCCTGTCCGTCTACGGCGCCGGCTTCGGCCACGGCCGCGGGTTGAGCCAGTACGGCGCGAAGGGCGCGGCCACGCAGGGCCTGTCCGCGACCCAGATCGTCAACTTCTACTACCCCGGTGCGGTGGTCGCCGCGAAGGGCAACCCGACGATCCGGGTCCGGCTCTCCGCGATCGACGGCGGGCACTTCACGTTCGTGCCGGTCTCCGGCACCACGGTGAGCGGCATCGTCGCCACCGCCGGTAACGGCACGGCGGTCACCCTCCCGGTCCGGACCGGCTGGCACGTCGCCCGCAGCGGCAGCAGCTACCTGATCCAGGAGAAGGTCGGCACCGCCTGGAAGACCACGCACACGCTCGCGGCCCCGGTGACGTTCAGCGGCCCGGCGACGCTCAAGGTGAACTACAGCGCGGCCAAGTCCGACTGCCGCGGTGGCACCAGCGTGACGTTCGCCGGCTCGCTGACCGCCCTGGTCGCGGACAACACCGCCCGCTACGTCGCCCGGATGCCGATCGACACCTACCTCAAGGGCGTCGTCGCCTCGGAGATGCCGTCGAGCTGGCCGGCTGCGGCCCTGCAGGCCCAGACGCTCGCGGCCCGGTCGTACGCCGCAGCGAAGATCACGCCGAGTAGGTACTACGACGTGATCGACACCCAGGCCAACCAGTGCTGGGACGGCGCGCTCTCGGAGACCGCCGCCACCAACGCGGCGATCACCGCGACCGCGGGCAAGGTCCTCACGGTCGGCGGCACGGTGATCAGCACCGAGTTCTCGTCGAACAGCGGCGGCTACACCGCCTCCGGCGGCAAGAGCTACCTGCCGGCCAAGGTCGACCCGTACTCGCTGGCCTCCGGCTCGTCCACGAACAACTGGACGACGGTGGTCACCCCGGCGCAGCTCGCCGCGATCGACGGAGCGGCCGGCCTGACCAAGGTCACCACCGTCACGGTGACCAAGCGGACCGGCGTCGGCCGCTGGGGTGGCCGGGCCGAGACCGTCGTGCTGGCCGGCACGCTCTCCACCGGCAAGGCCGCGACGGTGTCGGTGACCGGGGACGCGTTCCGCTCGAAGCTCGGGCTGCGGAGTACCTACCTCGGCTTCACGAAGTAA